Within the Stigmatopora argus isolate UIUO_Sarg chromosome 23, RoL_Sarg_1.0, whole genome shotgun sequence genome, the region CAACAACTTTTTCTTTCTCcctatttcaaatttaaataacGCTAGCATCGACTCACATCGACATACAATGTTTCCGAAAACGAAACATTATCGAAATCCGTTTCTGCAGTAAGTATGTATTTGACAAAATATCGTTTGGTTAACTTGAAGCAGAAGTTCAGGCCTCACGTGTTTGTTAAATGCAGGTTAATGATACAGTAGCCCTGTCTCGCTACTTCGTCTTCATCAACGGCAGAGGGCGCTGTCGTCAGCTGTGACACCTTGATTAAATACTTAAGGTAgtacgtcattttttttgtctccttatgTGTTGATTTCATTCACTGTTTTATGCATGATACTAAAATAGTAATAGTAATTGAAATGAACAATGAACCATATGATGGCTGTTTgtctaaacttctattaaatttACTATATTTTCCAGTATAATGTGCTGGTTCACCAATAGTGTTATGGTATACGCGTGTAATGCGTATTGGTAACCACTTAAACTAAAATAGTGTGCCATTCCGCTACAGATTGAGAAAAATACTCATAAACACGCACAATTTTATTCTCGCACGGATGGTTTAAACATGCGCAATTGTGTTTTGAGAGGAAAAATGCTAACTGAAATAAGTGCGTGTGCTGCTAGCTACTAATGCTAAAAATTAtgataaaacattcatttttttaagatatatgtatatattaaccTACCGTGCACACCAATTGAGTAAATCCtttgttttgtctgtttttatgcTTTGTCTTATCCTTGaagtctatttaaaaaatgttttcctcttttacTGCTAGTTTGATACTCTCCACACGAGGGCGTTGTGGACCAAGCTTTGCTTTAACTAGACAAATAGAAgccataaatgtattttttttttttaccagtctGGGATTATTTACAAATTGAATACAaactaaactaatctaatccatattttctttgttctgcTCAGTTTAAGGTGCCTGTTTGAATCCAGTGATGGGGTATTTCAATTGTACTTatcatgcttttttttcagACTGACCTGCAATTAAAAAGCTCTTTTATCTTTCAAAGGTTCATTTTTGGAACGCTATTCTTTTTCTGCCTCTGATGTTGCCAAAGATTGAAATGCTTTACAGATCAAAGCAGGTTAGCGAGACAATTCTGTAGTAAAGTTCTTTGGAACGATGCTGGTAATCTCGGGCCTTCAGGTGGAGCTTTTGTGCACGGCTCCATCAGTTGGTCTATCTGTAAGCCCACACCGAGGGAAAGAATGACAAAAACACAGGCCAGAGACAACAGGCAGGGATGAGCTAATCCTTGTTGTGGAGAATTCCAGACATTCCTACAGGGTGTTGTTCCCGGGCGAGTTAATCTGCGAGTGGGGCTCGCGTCCGGGCTTTGCACTAAACAAACCTTTTAGGACGACGGCGAGTGGAAATTTGATGTCAAACATTACTGAGAAGGCACTCTTACCCTCAGGTATGCACGGAAAGACGCACTACTGACAGGAGGAACGTAAGGGGACTGGGTGAAAGGTTCAAGGTTAAAAGAGAAACAACTGGAGGACTAGAAATCCTCTGGTGCCCAGTACTTAACATTTTTACTGATATTTTTatgtgtgatttaaaaaaaaaaatcaaaaatgttttccccCTGTGACTTTTGTCTGGTTTTGTGAATGTCTGCTAATATACGCTCGCTAAATACAGAGAATTTCCTTTTTGTTTGGTTATGTCCACTGGGTTAGCGTTAGCGACTGTGCTAGCGATAGTTTAgaatattatttcattttttaaaatcaagagTTTAACTCTTATTTTGATCAAAATTGTCCAAGTTGGAGTTTATTTGGTGGGAAAATCAATATTTAAGATGTCAGTCCTTAGCATCAGCGCTGCATTTAGATTCTGACAGTCTTTTTGTCAACTGGGTTAGCATTAGCAACTGTGCTAGCGATACAGTTTAGaatgttatttctttttaaaaaaaatctagtttaacTGTTATTTTGATCAAAAGTGTCCAGGTTGGAGTttatttggaggaaaaaaatcaatatttaagaCGTCAGTCCTTAGCATCAGCGCTACATTTAGATTCTGACactctttttttgttcaatccAGGAACTTTCAACTCTACATTTCCGACTTTATTGGCAAGCCAGCCAGGACTCCTTAAATTTGCCAaacgtggaaaaaaaggaaaaatgttgaGATCCCTCGAAGAAAAAGTCCAGCACAACCTGGTAGGTCccgttgacaaaaaaaacggtAAAGCTCcctaacacacacatacacacatgcacagaggCCCCTTTGTTCCTTTATGAGTCATTGTAGAAAAGAGCACAGTTGTAAACAGTCCAAATCAGTCCATTAGGCCCCGAGGTGCCGGAGCGGTTCGGCGTTGACTGTGTATCCGGAACCAAAACGGCAAGCTTGAGTCATCAATAAACAGAACAGTGGGATGAGTGTGTGGTGGGTTGGGAAGAGGGGTtcgggggtgtggggggggtgaTAATAGAAGGCAGAGACAGGAGGAGTTTCAGGGTTTAGGGAGGGATAATGGCGCAGAGTAGCACGATGATCTCACGCCTTTCCCAGCTGGGAAACGAGGCCTTTTCCGTGGAATGTGAGTTCGATGGCAAGATGACGGAAAAGCAACATTTGTAGCGTAAAGCACGGGTATCAAACACAAGGTCTGGGTGGCGGCtaaattttgtgtggcctgttGAAGTGGATGATGTGCGctgatttcatgttttttgctaaaatgaaaTTTGATGACATCTTCTGTAGTAAGCAATGTCAGGTGCTTAAGTACTTGAATTGTCTACAAAATTCATACGTTGTGTCAGTCAAAATGATCCAATTTGAACTTGAACAAAatcatgtgcggtcgattggtcgcggtcttttggttgccccgaccgcgacaacgggcgaccaaaagactggcgaccaaaagactggcgaccaaaagactggcgaccaaaagaccggcgaccaaaagaccggcgacaaaacaaagtaaaacaacacggtctacgcatcaataaaagccaacaatggccatgagcagtttcactgagctgacatgtgcgtgtagaagagtttgtatgtacatacgtTGTCctttttaagaagctacgtcagtcggttattttagcttttttttaaaatatatttttagattttacaaaatgatttttgaactaaaaacacagaaaaaatggattaaaaaatgacaattattgatttaaaagggagaaaatcaggaaatttaatatacatctatactcttgattttaatttgatcctaaaacagaaagtcggcactcatgatttactttcccgggccacacaaaatgatgcggcgggccagatttggcccccaggccgccactttgacacatgtgcgctaCAGATTTCCAATAAGCGGGCATAATCAACTGTAACCTTTTCCTGCTTTTTAATTAGCCGCAATCGCCGTTTTTGGCAAATGTGAATAGCCTTAAGGAGTGCCGCAGTTAGCCCCATTGTACACCACGTCGACCTCTGACCCCGCGTGACCCCTGCGTGCGCCCGATCCATTGCGGTCACCCCCACCCATCTTCTTTGCTTGTGTTTGTTGTCACAATAAGGCCACGTGATTCCGCAGCAAGAAAGTAGGCCCCCGTTTAGCCCctttacaaacaaaaacacacatgcacacgtggGAAGCAACCCGAGACCCTTGCTGCTCCCGTCACCAAGGTAAGGACACGTGCCGATCGGCCAGCTGCGGTGGTCCCATCGGCCACGagggcaggtggagaaaaaaaaggcctctAAAGATCTCAAAACAATAGCAAAAGCAGCAGTGGGAACACAAGTGGGAGCAAACTCAGCACATGTATTGTTTCCCACAGACAATATAGCCAAGGGGGGATTCAAAATGTCACTTTCAATGCCAAAATGTCATTACAAATACCTTTTAATGTTTACTTACAACCTTACCGGGTTATCTCGCGGGTGTGCAATGTATGGCTTGTGGGCTTTGTCTATCCAAGAATGTTAATGTAGCAGTACCAAGTGATGTTTTGCCATAAAGTTGATACAattattatttgaaaatgttttttttccctgacgTAGCGTCAATGTACTTCGGTGTACTCACCCCCCCAAATTTTTGTGAATTTATTTTAAAGGAGcaatacatacagtggtacctcgagatacgtgcttaattcgttccgggactgagcttgtatgtcgatattctcgtcacttgaatgaacgtttcccattgaactgaactaaaaacaaattaattcgttccaaccctctgaaaaaacaccaaaaacaggatattggattggattttttttaatttcttctaattagccatctatttacaaagtaaaacataactagtggtttaatattattaaagtgtgtttaataaaactaaaattagacagattttggctgtttgccccgcctccaaactgactttcactatcgatggcctgtttgcttttgtattcccttcaaaatattcagaaaatgatgcaaacaaatgtccacacaataggataacgcacaaccacttgtcaacgagtagtatatataactcgtattagcgatcgcctcgccattcgcaatgactaacgggaataactgaaaaaatgcaacactccgcccagtgctcgtagatatctgttatacacgaaagagatgtgacAAAAAAGactgcgctaaaatcataaacagcctctcatgtcttggctacctggctttctcgcatctcgaaatttgtctcgtatctagagataattatttgctccaaatttgactcgtatctcaaaatcctcgtatgtcggggtgctcgtatgtcgaggtaccactgtatttcaaaaCCACAGAACCGCAAATTTAGGGCAAAAATCCCCCCAACATTTTCCGATTCCATATTGATGATGCTCACTACTTTTACACCGTTTGAATGCTTGTGAAtcatagaaaaatatatatctagctcatgtacatacatatacacgagCATATGTAGCCATCGCTCATTACCCTGGCCTTGTCGGAATGGCACTGGCATTTCTTCGGTAAATTGCAGCGAAGCAAAGCATTGTTTTTCTGCGGGGATCCACATCGTACATTGCCTTTGATCATCTCAGCATATCCATACGGTTGGCCTATATTCTCATACCTATGTGCGAGACCCCACGGGAATTGCATTGTGTTGCAATCGTGACGCTCGTTCGTGTACCACCACCCACCAAGTCGCCATTCCTTGAATTATTATTGTCACCTGAGGGCCTGCATTTGGCCCGTAGTGGCCCTTAGACCTTTCCAAAGCGAGTTTCCCCGGGGAGCGAACAGCTGCCCCCTCGCGCATATGCCCCGGTTGCGCGGCCGTGGAACGCATGGCTCCGGGAAGTATTATATCTAGTGGAAACGCCACGCGGATGCGATGCTCAAACCCCAGTGGGGAGCGCTTTGTAATTATAGAACAATCCCCTGAAGGGCCTTGGACCGGCCGGCCCATTAATGCCACAGCACTGATGGACTGTCGGTAGTTCTCATTTCGGAGGTGCAGCCAGCGTTGAAGGGCTAACGGAGGCCTGACTGGAACACCATCATCAGCCATGCCAACGTTGTGCTAGCATTTTCCTTCCGATTGTTGACATAGGAGAGCCATTTGGGCCGGAGGTTCGAAAGTCAGTAAGGGAGAAGCATGTCAACTGTCAGCAATGATATTATCTGATTTTCTTGTCGGACTTTGTATTTGAAGAGGGCTTTACTTCACTGATGTGTCCTTTTAAGGTCCAGTGATATACCATTGGAGAGTGCATAGCAAATGATGGAGCTTCAGCGTGTAGCACTTGCATTCTTAAGACTTTATCCTCCTTCACCGTAGTGCTCAAAACATCTTTCGTCTTTTCATTGCTCCATGTTCAACAACAACATACTTATCATTGCAGACTGTGATTTTGAGTCGGACAACTTTTCTCATCAATGCCATAATCTACCGAAGCCTGTCAAGTGCAGAAATGTGTGCAATTTTAGAACTGGTTTGAACTATAGTGTGgtcaattttcatttttccccctaaacTTCTgtctcgtacggtgtttgtaaggttttttgggggtttgtaaggggaatcatagtcatttataagggcagttatcggcagaggttgacaggtatgccttactaagaaaaaaaaaagaaatttgactcgtatctcgaattgctcgtatgtcggggtgctcgtatgtcgaggtaccactgtatgtacatTGCGCAAGCTTAAAGGGATTTCTTTTCACCGTGTAATAAatggaggagggagggaggaaaatGGCGGGAGAGGTGGCTGGAGTGCATGTGCGATGTTGGTGGTTgtggctgtggtggtggtggggggtcaGAAATCAGAGAGCAGATGGCAGACAGTACTTGCTCCCCCACAACTCCCCACCGCCTCCCTCAGCTCAGTGGGTTATGGAGTATGGGCAATTAACGACAGAATCCTCCCCCACCCCCAACACGTGCCTGTCACTGAGGACCACTCTATCCATTCCGCCTTTCAACATCACCCCTTGCGCTTTTGCTCTCCCATTAGCGACGCCACAGACAGGTGCAAGCTAGCTTGACTCCTGTCAATCAAAAACACACCGACACCACATACAATACAGTGTGGCGGACTGGTAAAATGTGCTGCACGTGCGTGGAAAGCCACAGGCCGCTTccctcaacattttttttttcctggaaggCAAGACTTTCCAGGCTTCCCAGCGACCAATAATAAGCCTTCTAtcgtccccccccccaaaccaaTCTGTCTTTTCCACTACCCatcctttgcttttttttttctccctccattttttttagtggcGAAGGCTGCAGTGTACAACCTGTGATTAGAATAATACCACAAAATGGGGAAGGGAATTTATGGAGAAGCGGCATGGGAATGCTGAAGAGTTGACGCCAAAGTGAAATGCAAAGGAATTTAGTGGTATGTTCACATACACATGGACATGGGGTCCTTTAGTCGCCACCCAGTTTTGTTCCCACACTGACGACGTCACCTGAAAAAAGTTGGATTTTGCAGTTGATGCCAATCAAAATACAAACTGTAATACATTGAAACAAAGCTCTACTACTTACCATTATTGTTGAGATGAGGATAGAGAGTTAGGCTTTTCAAAACGGGAAAACGCAAAACACATCAACATTGGAACCTGAAGCATATGTGTAACCTGATTCGTTACATGACTGTCCTTATTTTTAGCATACTTACATAAGGTAAAAAATCAAGCACGTTAGGTTCAATCATCTTTCTGAAAGAACTTTAGCattagtagacatccaatccatttagtgtgggaaggttggcagccaataaatGGAGTTAGTTTTGAACAATTCAATGCAAGTCAATATTGCATTCACCCtgaaaatacaagtacagtggtccctcgagatacgagcttaattcgttccgggactgagctcgtatgtcgttTTTCTCGTAaatcaaacgaacgtttcccatagaaatgaactaaaaacaaatatatacgttccaaccctctgaaaaaatgactaacgggaaaaaaaacactgaaaaaatgcaacgctccgcccagtgctcgcagagacattacaaagagggagttgcggggagagagacggtggccatgatgttcttatgagcagagCTCTTgcgtccactgtctgcttatatatcaaaatttgtctggtatctcaagataaatatttgcccaaaatgttactcgcatctcgaattcctcgtatgtcggccACTCGTATGCTGATTGTTTTTTGACAAACCGTGCCTGCAGTTTTTCCCCTCTACTAGTGGTTAAAGGACTGTTTAAGCACCAggaccttttaaaaatgtaaaatccaATTTATACCCAGCTCTCCATTGTATACTCTGTGAAAAATATACAGTACAGATTCCCAATCAAATCTATATCGCTGATTGGCTCCAGCCTATGCGCAAGCATGCACCTTTCCATTGGCACATTTTGGGTCCTCCGCTAGCCACCAGGCTCCACACATGACAGTGGGTTACTGTGGAAAGCCCTTTTCAGACATAAATAAACCATTATAAATGCTCAGCTGTTCAACAGGGGTTCACAAACAGGCAGCATGTATAGACTTTCCATTTAAGGCCCGACGTCCACTGGCAAAAGAGGCGCTCGAGGGAGCCAAAACGGGGGGGAACAGTAACTAACTGTGTATAACGAGACAGAGAGCAAAGAGAAATATTAGAGAAATGAACACCGGAGGATTAAAAAGCGGCATTTATATTTTTGCAAGGCGACGGTAGTAATAAACACCCGTAGGAACGTTTTATTGATATGATGTGTTAACTGGCCTTCGTAATCACGGTTATTAGTTTCATGAATCCGATTTAAAGCTCAAAGTGAGTGAAAATGTCGAACAAATGATGTCCTTGACCTACGTTTCCATCTTTATGTGCCCCGTCCGCCATTAAGTCGCCTTTGCGCCATAGATCCAGTTTAGCTAGTGCATAGTGCTTGTCTGTGTTTGTGCGCCGGTTGGGGAGATCTTTGCCTTTTTGACAACGTTTGCTAGCCCTCCCACTGAAAACAAAAACTCTTTGAAGGTGGTGCTTGAAAAACAAACTTCTCCTAATAATGCtcgttggaacgaattaatttgtttttaattcatttcagttacgagaaaatcgacatacgagctcagtcccggaacgaattaagctcgtatctcgaggtaccactgtaccgttgaaatggatttgatgtctgcaACTGTCCATTGTCAGTGAAAGAGTTTACCAGTAGTTTCTTATTGGGGACTTCATCCATCTTAAACTCTGTTTTCTGTAAGAGAAAGGCTCATTTTTTGCCTTGTTCACGTTCAGATTTCCTTTTAAACACAGCGGGGCAACCCGGGAGGGATCCCCCATCGCTAATCGCGTATAcccacatgcacgcacgcacgccacGAATGCACAGTGGCGTTCTGTCAGCATCGCAgactgtctgtctcctcgtcgATCCAGCGGTGACTGTAACTAGGTGTAATGGCCAGCCTGTGGTTAGTCACTCTATAGGCCTATTCACAAAACGCTCCGTGCCCcttgtgtacacacacacacacacacaaccacacaacaTGTGTGCGGGCAAACACACGCAGTGTTTACAATGGTGAGTTTGCCCAAGCTGCTAATTGAAACATATTTCTTTTTCAATCCTAAAGAGCAGAGGGCATCCCTATTTTTCTGGAGAGCGTGTCAACAGCAAGGGTCTACCTTGGCTGGGGGCCAAAAGCATTACTAGCCGCTCTGGATAACGTGCCAATTTTGTAGAACGGGAGCCAATCCAATGAAAAGGAGAGGCTTTTCGCCAAATGGCGCACTTTTccaaaatacagtggtgcctcgacatacgagtgccccgatatgctcataagaacatcatggccactgtctctctccccgcaactccctcgtgtaatgtctctggtcgcaactccctctttgtaatgtctctgcgagcacttttccagtattttttttcccgttagtcagtgcaaatggcaaggcgatcgctaatacgagttatatagaccacttctcgttggcaagtggtcgtgcgttatcctatcgtgaggacatttgtgtgcatcattttgggaatattttgaagggaatacaaactcaaacaaccctcgatattgactgaaagtcagtgtggaggcggagcaaaaagagccaatccgggagaagaaaggtctCGAAATggcaaactaaattagaattatgtttagtgttaggttcgattaaacttatttttgagtgtctgcatcgtaatccaagttcatttaaatttgtttatgttatgttacgagcgcgttgccatgcaaaaagtctcccctctctctctaccctccgcaaaatcttagttttattaaacacattttagttctattaaacacattttagtataatattaaaccactagttatgtattagtttgttaatagatggcgaattagaacaaatcaaacatttttttccaatccaatatcctgtttttgttgttttttcagagggttggaacgagttaatttgtttttagttcatttcaatgggaaacgttcatttgagtgacgagaaaatcgacatacaagctcactcccggaacgcattaagctcgtatatcaaggtaccactgtaatgcgAATGAGATGGTCGACGGCAGTGATCTTTTTCGGGCATCTCACTACATTTTCGGATCTTGGATTCCGTTAAATCAGAAGGAAATTGTCACCGTTCTAATTGGACAGCTCCGTGCTAAACTTCGACCTCGCGTGAGCTCGCTAACCAACCCTGCCGTTTGGCCTCCCTTGTTTTAATCCTTTCATATTCTTCCGCTCcactacatatttttttttttttacctctcagGTCACAGCAGGACAAATGCAAATGATACTTGCGCTCTCCACCGCCTCGACCCCAATCGCACTCTCTACTCCAGTTCTGTCGGGACCTCATTTGTGGTGCCctgacccagaaaaaaaccctagTTTAATGGAGAAGGgatttaaattaataaaaagggATAAAAACCAGGTCAGGCCAGGTCAAGGCGGCtacatttgtcttttttgttgttgttgttttttggttcGGCTAGCATAAACTCTGAGATTGTCTTCAGTACTTGCAGACAGTAAGAGAAGTCAAATTaaaccttttatttttcttatgagGACATCTAGTATCCCGGATTTCTAGGTAGTCAAGGTTTATCTGTAGAAACAGTGCAGAAATTCACTTTGAGTGCCATTTAAGGGGATTTTATAATAGCTTCTTTCTTTAATATAACCTTTTAGACGTTTATTACTACCATTATGTTCTTTGGCAATAATATGTTTTGGTCATTATgcacctttttaaaatgaaaatacagaACACAGTGATGAAGTCAGGCcacttttggtttaaaaaaaaaaatgaagctcctcactttgtggtacagtggtacctcgagatacgaacttaatgcgttccgagactgagctcgtatgtcgatattctcgtaactcaaacgaacgtttcccattgaaatgaactaaaaactaattaattcgttccaaccctctgaaaaaacaccaaaaacaggacattggattggtaaaaatgtttgatttgttcaaattcgccatctattaagtaacacataactagtggtttaatattactaaaatgtgtttaatagtactaaaatttgacggatttcgaagggggggagagaaagagagacggacagagaaggaggggctttttgcaccgcaacacgctcgtaaaataacataaataactttaaatgaacttggattacgatgcagacacacaaatgtttaatcgaacctaacactaaacttaattctaattttgtttgacattttgataccttctcccgggttggctctgtttgccccgcctccaccctgactttcagatgcaacctatcgagggctgtttgcttttgtattcccttcaaaatattcccaaaataatgcacacaaatgtcctcacaataggataatgcacgaccacttgccaacgagaagtagtatatacggtATTCGCACTGAcgaacggggaaaaaaaacactggaaaaaatgcaacgctccgcccagtgctcacagagacattacaaagtgGGAGTTACGACCAGAgactttacacgagggagttgcggggagagagccagtgtccatgatgttcttatgagcagcatctcacgtccgctgtctgctcgtatatcaaaatttgtctcgtatctcaagagaaatatttgctccaaatttgactcgtatctcaaattgctcgtatgtcgaggtaccactgtatataagttTCACCAGCATCTTGCATTGAGTGTGAGCGAATATTTCTGCCTTTCCTGTTACCTTTCCTCGGTCAAACAAAAGAAGCCATCTGTAGCCTTTGTCATGGAGGGGATAAACCCAAGTCAATCCGGGCCTCTGGGGACTGATCTGTCCTTCTAATCCTATTTGGAGAGCCCAATTCTTAAGATTCGTCCAAAAGTATGGACTGATAATATGAAAGGCCTTGAGAGCACTTGAGTTTGACTTTTGACAGGGACGAAGTATGTGTGCGTTTATGTGCGCACGTGCGATGCGGCTCTCTGTTATTGTTTTGGTCTGACGGCGCCCCCGTCACCCGATTCTTCTCAAGCGCGTCCCTACTCTctcgcacatacacacaaacgccCCATGGCGTCAGCTGCTGACTGCGAGGAAAAAGGCAAATAGACAAGATGAGACGTTCATAATAGTGGAATTAATAACAAATAGATAGCAGGGAAAGCAGGTGTCTGTCCTGGGAAACAGCCTGATATGATCCACTTCAAGAAATATTGACTTCAAACTGGGAGGAGGGACAAAAACATGCTCACACACTGGCCAACTTTTAGTGGATCGAAAACACAGTTACGTTTTAGAGGACTGTTGAAaagactgtacagtggtacctcgacatacgagcttaatgcgttccgagactgagctcgtatgtcgattttctcgtaactcaaacgaacgtttcccatttaaatgaactaaaaacaaattaatttgttccaaccctctgaaaaaacaccaaaacaggatgttgaattggaaaaaatgttttatttgttcttattcgccatctattaacaaagtaacactaattagtggtttaatattactaaaatgtgtttaatagtactaaaattatacagattccgaaggggggagagagagacggacagagagaggggggaaggggaggggctttttgcactcttaacgtaacataaacaaatttaaatgaacttgcattacgatgcagacactcaaaaatatgtttaatcgaacctaacactaaaattaattgtaatttagtttgacattttgatgcctttcttctcccgggttggctctttttgccccgcctccacactgactttcagccAATATCGATGTttttt harbors:
- the LOC144068885 gene encoding uncharacterized protein LOC144068885 translates to MSNITEKALLPSGTFNSTFPTLLASQPGLLKFAKRGKKGKMLRSLEEKVQHNLPDDGPMGKSLKIKIKDSDRKRKRKLERADFGENLSTSNQQHQRTLDCPNRSIT